AGTGGAATTGGGGCCCCAGTGGCTCCTGCGTCCAcatcaacacagcaagaccttccACAGCCCACGAGGCCTAGGTTTGAAACCCCATCAATCCCAGTGCTTCGTGAGCCTCCCGGGGAGGAAGGGCAAGGGGCATGTGAGGTGGCCCAGGGCTCTCTGCAGCCAACACCCCGAGCACAGAGTGAGGCCCGCAGCACGAAGGCCACACCGTCAAGGGCACAGTCCGCAGTCTCGGCTAACTTCCCCCTAACGCCCTCCTCCTTGGGCAGGCTGGCGCAGGGCGCTGGGCACCCTAAGAGGAGCCACTGGGACGCTGCACTCGCCGGGGCTCTCCGGCTCAGCTTCCACAAAGCTTCCAAGAGCCCGCCCGCTCCAACAGCTGCGCTCTCCATTTAGTTAGCCGGCTGTGCCGGGGAACGGAGCAGTGTCCTCGTCACACACAAGACGGTGCCACTTAGCTCCACATTCACACCAGGCAGACTCTGCCACCACCCACCACAGACCAGCACAGCTCCCCCAATGCTGCAGGTGACAGGACAGCGATTGCGGCCGGCATGGCGGCAGCGCCTCTGCTTTACCTTGATTTGCCTCTTCATCGTGATACAGAAGAGCATGATGAAGTACATCACCAGAATCGGCCAGAACACCGGGACGTTGAAAGCGTCGAAGAAAGTACAGACCATAGCCACAAGGATGCCCTTGGTAGCCGCATGCCTTCAAGTGGGGAGAGAAGGTTAGCGCCGCATCTGCAGCCAGCACCGGGCACCTGCCGGCCGCCTCCAGCCTTGCAGCTGCACCAACCGTCCCCGCAAACAGAAGCATCCCTGTGGAAAGGAGGGGTCTACCCTGGGCACAGCAGCAGCAGGACCCTTTGCATGTAGCTCACAGACATGTACTGCCCTAACCACAGAGACATCCTTCTCTTACTCCCTTGAAAGATACAATTCTTCTTAAAATTACACAAAGTATAAAGCATCAGTACTGAGGCTGGGGGCCCCATGCCTGCTGCCTGGGCCTGCGATCTGGAGAGAAACCCAGGCTGTCTTGTGGACCATCCAGGGCCTTCACCTTGTCACTGTGGCATGGCCACCAGTGCTCCCTCCCGTCCCAGCGCATGGCCAACAGATGCCACTGCCCTGGAGGCTCAGCTCTCCCTTCCTAGTCCAAGCTTCTGGTGGCTTCCAGGGCCCCTGATCTTTCTGCGCCACACTCCATCTGGGGCTGCAAAGTCAAGGCGTGGAGCCCCACGAGCTCAGCAGGCTCCTTCAGTTTACTGATCCAACAGACTTGGGTTCCTCCTGTGCCCCCAGAGTGGGGTATGAGGGACAGGACAAACGGATGCACAGAGCTCCCATCCCTGACGGCTACGccacccacctctgcctaccCGTGCAGACACGGACACCTCGGCTCAAACCCCTCTCAAAAATAACTCCAGGAGAAGGCTAGTCCCCCTCTGCCAGCCAAAAGGAGCCACAGGGCTGGGgatgggagagaggaaggaggaaggagggaggaggagggaggacggAGACTGGCTGCAGGGCTTGCCCTCCCCAGGCCATGACCACAGGAGCCGGTGCGCACTCCATCCCAGACTCAGCCTTTCTGCCAGCCTCCAGGGCGCTGGTGCTGACTTGAAACCAAGAGAACGCGGCAAGGTAGTGAGTGGCCTTCTACAGAGAGCCCCTGTGATTCCCCGTGCCCAAACCAGCACAGCAGTCATCCTTCAGGTGACTTGAACAAAAATCAGTGTAGTCTCAGTCTCAGCTGCCCTTGAGCACACTTCTCCTTCTCAAATACCGTGAAGAAGTAGCTCACCAAAATTTAAACTCTGGAAGCCTTCGAATGAAGGGACGGAATTCCTCATTCTGTTTGGTGGGTAGCGAAGGACCGTCATCTGCAAGGCAGAGCAACCATCAGGGAGGGCACCTCTTTTCATCCCCATCACAGTTCTACCTTTTCCCCTCAAGGCTTTGGACTAGCAGGCCTCACAAATCTAAACCGAGATTCATGTCGTTTAACCAAAGAGAAAACGGGTCTGTGGTCAACTGACACATCCAATTCACTGCTTTCAGAAGGTGCTATCAGAATGTTTTTAGACTTCCATATGTTTTCAATGCATGAAGAATTCAACCACATATAAACATCCAGGAACCCGTCAGCTGCGCCACGTAAAGgcacagaagaaaacaaaggcaaaTTAACATAAAAAGCAAGCGGCAGAGAACAGGGCGGGGCTGAGGATGCGCTGACCGTGGAACCCGGGCACCAGGCCTGTCCCACCAGCAGCTGCGCCAAGCCCACTCTCACCCCACCTCCCCCACTAGGACGGGTGCCGCTCCccatttacagatgggaaaactgaggcctacAGGAAAGGGGCTCTTTGTTATTTTCTAGTCTCCTCCAAACAGCAACAACAGAGAGGGGCTGTGTTCCCTGCAATCTTTTCATCACATATCCTACACAGAAGACTCACAGGCTTCTGGCCACACAGTGAGAGCATACCCTACTCCCTGAGAGCAGGTTACCCCAGAACGAGGAGGGTCCTGGCAGGGAGCTGCGTGTGGGTTTTCCCTCAATGGCCACGACGTCCTGGAATGCAGTTGTTTGTTCCTCGCCTGGGGCTGGCCAGTCAGCCGTGAACTCAGGGCCCCTACCTGGTCCAGGCAGGCCCAGGAGGGCCCAGGAGCAGCGTGAGTCTTCCAAGAGTGGAGCACGAAGCACCAGTAACACTTCAGCTCACAGCTCCTCAGAAACCAGAGAGGCCGCCCAAAGCCTGACCCGACCCGATGTTGGCATTAGGGTCCGGCGGTCTCTGTGCACCACAGTGAGCTGCCTGTGGAACCTCTGGCTACGGAAAAAGGTAACCTCGTCATGGCTGCCTCCGCTGATTCTGAGAGGGACCACTGACTGGGGTGGGACGGGTGCCGGAGTCGGACCGTCCGCCTCAGACCCCTACTGTCTGTGGTGCCATGTGACCTCGAACACGTTACCTAACCCTGtacgcctcagtttcctcatctgcaaagtgggaaaACAGAATGAACACCCACTTCGTGGCTGTCAGGAGGGTTTGAAGAGTCATTCTACAAATGTATCCTGATCACCCAACGTTACAAGTACATTTCAACCCCAAGAGAAGAGTCTCGGGTGTTTCCAGAGAACCCTGGGCAATCCCATCAGAAAAGAAAGGCCCAACCTGCCCACACAGCCCAGTGCACAGCCGCTACACTACCTGAGTCTTCCATTAAGGAAGGATCCACTTTGGGAGAAAGAAAAGCTATGAAGAGATTTAGATGGTAGATCCCCAAGGCGTAGGTCACAATGTACCAAccctgaaagagaaggaaagagagtcaGTGGTGCACTCTGACCGTCCATCAGCCTGAGCCAGTTCACGTTTGCACTCCGGTTCACTCTCAACTCTGTTTTAACTGATCTAACTTTGTTTTAACACACAAAACTTACTTATAGCAAGGACAAGGAAATACAGTGAAATCCCATGATAACAATTTATCTCAAATTATACTCTGTGGGAACAGAGACAAAGTGGACAAGCAAGGGCCCAAATGAGCAAAGCTCTTCAAGGATCCAGTTAGACACATGTGATCCCTGAAGCCACAGACACCCCACAAGGAGCACAGCAGAAAAGGAGGCTTTTCTCAAGAAGCACATGCTCAAGCTACACCACAGGCTCGGGTGGCCCGGGCACCTGAGCCATGCTGGCCCAGAGCCCCACCCAAGAGCAGCTTCATCAGAAGACAGACTCTCAACTGTGATGAGATTCTGAGCGATGCTGGCCCAGAGCCCCCACCAGGAGCAGCTTCATCAGAAACAGCAGACAGACTCTGAACTGTGACTGGAGGCGTACTGGCTGATGTTCCTCCAACAGACAATTCACATTGCCAAAAACACTCTGCCAGAAGGGTTAAACCTTTGCCCAGAAGAAATCCACAACTGGGAAATCCAGAAAAGTGTGCTTATGCCAAGCCTTCCTCAAGAGATGAAAAGTGGGGAGAATTTTGGCAAGATGCCTGAGTGCAGCACACTTATTTGCaactaattcatttttaaaatgattaagcaTATCCTGTTAGAAGCCAGAACCGCATTCTCAATTTCAAAAGCCTTAAATTTctcagtcgggtgtggtggttcatgcttgcaatcccagcactttgggaggccaaggcgggtggatcacctgaggtcaggagttcaagaccagcctggccaacgtggtaaaacctcgtctctactaaaaatacaaaaattagccaggtgtggtggcacacgcctgtgatcccagctgctcgggaagctgaggtaagagaatcacttgaacccgggaggtggaggttgcagtgagccgagatcacaccactgcactccagcctgggcgacagagtgagaccccgtctcaaaacaataaataaaatataaatgctttaACTTTCTCATGCAAACAAGAAGTCTTTCTGCCTAAAAGCTTTTCCAGTCAGATGGCTAAACACTAGATGTGAGGGTTAACTGGATGTCTGTGTATCCATCTTCGTGCTGCAGGGCCACACCTGAAGGGACGTCAAATGAGGCACGAGCTTGGTTTAGAACACAGTAAAACTACCTGTGGGTGCTGCACTCTTCCCGCCCCCTTCTCCTGCCTAAAGTCCCTGATTCAAGATT
This portion of the Pongo abelii isolate AG06213 chromosome 1, NHGRI_mPonAbe1-v2.0_pri, whole genome shotgun sequence genome encodes:
- the RER1 gene encoding protein RER1, translating into MSEGDSVGESVHGKPSVVYRFFTRLGQIYQSWLDKSTPYTAVRWVVTLGLSFVYMIRVYLLQGWYIVTYALGIYHLNLFIAFLSPKVDPSLMEDSDDGPSLPTKQNEEFRPFIRRLPEFKFWHAATKGILVAMVCTFFDAFNVPVFWPILVMYFIMLFCITMKRQIKHMIKYRYIPFTHGKRRYRGKEDAGKAFAS